A region of the Brachybacterium sacelli genome:
CGCGTCGACCTGCTATGCGTCGACGAGCTCGGCTACATGCAGCTCGACCGACGAGGTGCCGAACTATTGTTCCAGGTCCTCACCGAACGCGAGGAGAAGGCATCTGTCGCGATCGCGTCCAACGAGTCCTTCTCCGGGTGGACCAAGACGTTCACCGAACCGCGGCTCTGCGCCGCCATCGTCGACCGCCTCACCTTCGGCGGCACCATCATCGAAACCGGGACAGACTCCTACCGACTCGCCCACACCAACCGGCGACTCGCCCAGCAGTAACACGGGTCGCGAAGTGGTGTCGAACGAAGCCGACACTCCTACCCCATTCGGTGCCCAGGTGGTGTCGAGCGAGACCGACAAACGGTGTCAGGCGAAACCGTCATAGCCAGCTGCACGCTCCATCGTGCTGCCGAGGCGAGCCAGCGCCGTCGCGCAGGCATCAAGCCGGGGTGCTTCCAGGCCCGCGCGAGCACGGGCCTACGCCACCGGGGAGCGACTCCGTGCCCCGTCGGGCGTGGTGGCGGTCCGGGAACGATCCGGGCACCGAGCGACCACGACCGGTTTCGAACCGGCTACCTCCGCCGTGACAGGGCGGTGCTCTGACCAACTGAGCTACGCGGCCATACATAGCGCTCATTACGCGATGCAGGCCTCTTCGGCCTGATGCGGTCGTCCTTGTTGCGCTGCTTGCCCTGCGCCGATCTCAGGCCCACAACGCCGAGGTGTCCCTCGACGGCGGAGTCTCGAGCGCAAGGATGACTGAACCCGTCAAGCGGATGTCTCCACGCGTCCACGCGAGTGGTAGGCAACCACCTACGTCCTGCGCCCGTGCCGTCCGTACGCGACGGTGGAACGCCGAGGGTGTTCGACGGGGATCGAACCCGCGACCTCCCGGATCACAACCGGGGGCTCCACCTGTTGAGCTACGAACACCAGGTCCAGCACCAGGTAGTGCCGGATCGTCGGAGTGGCAGGGCTCGAACCTGCGACCTCGAGGTCCCGAACCCCGCGCGCTCCCTACTGCGCCACACTCCGCGAGCCGGAGCGCGGCGGACACCACTACTCCAACAGCCCTGTCCACGGCGGCAACCACCACCGCGCCAACCCCGTTCAAGGAGGCGGTACGGGCCAGGGAGCCCGCTGCCGGCGACGTGTCCGCATCGCCGACCAGGCGCGCCGGGCGGGGATCGAACCCGCGACTTCCTGCTCCGGAGGCAGGCGCTCTGTCCGCTGAGCTACCAGCGCAACACCGCCTAGGTCCCGAACGACCCGGCGGCACGACGTTGATCGACGGGACGCTCCCGTCCAGGGGGTCGAGGCGAGGTCCCACCCGGCCACCTCGGAGACTCCGTCTCCTACGCCCGCTGTCCCCGCGTTCGGAACGGGGACGGACGTCGCGTGGTCCCGGACGGGATCGAACCGCCGCACCCTGGGCTTCAACCAGGTGCTCTGCCGACTGAGCTACAAGACCATCGACGGTGCCGCGTCAGGGCGGACGCCGAGTACCGCATGCCGGGATCGAACCGGCGATCTCCACCGTGAGAGGGTGGCGAGTTGACCGACTACTCCAATGCGGCTAGATCCGGCCAGCGCCGGATACGTGGAGGAACGGGGAATCGAACCCCGGACATCCTGCTTGCAAGGCAGGTGCTCTACCGACTGAGCTACACCCCCGGAATGCCCGTTCCGGCTCTCGCCGCGGTGGGTCTGTCCGTCGCGCGCCAGGAGGGACTCGAACCCCCGCCACCCGGTTCCGTAGACCGGTGCTCTTCCGCTGAGCTACAAGCGCATCATGCGCGTCACCCGCGCATCTGGTCGTTGATCGCGGCACGCCGCTTCGCGCCCCGGTCCCGGCGACGCTTCGTGCGCCGGTCACCATGAACCCCGGCGGCGCCGGAGCGCGCCCGCTCGATCATGGAGCGGTGCAGGTCCGGGTTCTCGTGCCGGTGTGGATTCTTCGCCACGCTCTTCGCCATGCGTGTGCTCCTTCCTGATCGTGTCGGATCCCATCGAGCGGATGACCGGGATCGAACCGGCGACCTGCACCATGGCAAGGTGCCGCGCTACCTGCTGCGCTACATCCGCAAGGGCGGCAGTGCCCACCAGGACGCGCCCATCGCGCTTCGAGGAATCGAACCCCGCCCGCCGCGCTAGTCCGCTACTCCTTGGAGCACGCCTCCAGTTGGAAGCCGATGGGACGGTGCCGCGGATTCGTACTCCGTCCGCGGTCGCGGATCGTGCCTCGTCGAGGATTCGAACCCCGGGCCTGCCGATTAAGAGTCGGAAGCTCTGCCGCTGAGCTAACGAGGCGTGGTCGTCGCCGGACTCGAACCGGAGACCTCCTCGGTGTGAACGAGGCGCTCTGACCAACTGAGCTAGACGACCGCGGGCCACCCCACCGCAACGCAGTCAGGTGTGCCCATCGCCGTGACGTGGCGAGACCGGCATGCTCGACGTCGCCCCCTGTGCGCACAAGAGGCCGTGCCGTTCTGGATGTCCCGCATGCGGGGACCCGTGAGAGCGGAGGGATTCGAACCCCCTGACCCGAAGGACCTGGATTACAGCCAGGCGCGATTCGCCATCTTCGCAGCGCTCCCGTGCACCCCGCCGCTTCACCACGTCGACCGGGCGGCCTCGGTTCGGTCGACCGGGACGATCCGGCCCTACCGCACTGTGTACGGCGGGGCCAGCTGCGCGACGGGCGGCGTGGTGCCGCGCTGGGTCGCGCATGGAATGTCTCTGTGAAGTTCTCAAGTACCCGGCGCACTCGGCCTTGTGGCCCGGCGCTGACTGCCCACCCAGTGGGCGGGCGTTACTTCTCGTGGGACGGGCCCGTCGAGGAGTAGTGGTGGATCGACCCGTGAGTGGGTCTCGGCTGACGAGGGAGGTGGAGCTCAGCGGCTCGAAATCGCGAGTAGGGGTCGCTGATACGCGGCCTGCGCGGCGTGCTTGCCGCCTCTCGGATTGCTCTCCGGTTGGTCGCCAAGACCCGGGCATGAGAAGGAGCGCCGCCACGACGAGGTCGCGGTGCGCGTGGTGGACGCCAGCGAGAGCTTCATGACTGCCTCCTTCCGATCCGGTCCTTGAGAACGTTCGCGCCCACTGTAGAGACGGGCACGGACAGACGCCACAGCTTTCCGTGGCACCAGAGGTAGTGGGCGGGGGGTGCCCAACCTGTCGCGAAAGGCATCACCGCAGGCCAGCGCGGCGGATTCGGACGAAAACGCCGCTCACAGTCGGTCCTTCTGCGCATCGAGATCCCCAACGAAGGGAGCGTTACTCGGACGTATCGCCCCGGACAGTCGCGCCGCATCGGTCGCTAGGTGTACTGACCGGGGACGTTGATCAATCGTGAGAAGGGCGGCTGGCCTCCGCAGGCGGTGTGTGGTCGGTGCTGGTTGTACTCGTGGAGCCAGTCGGGGAGGGCATCGCGGCGTTCGTTCTCGCTCGTGTAGCAGCGCGCATACGCCCAGCCGTCGGCCATGGTGCGGTGGAATCGCTCGACCTTGCCGTTGGTCTGTGGGCGGTATGGCCGCGTTCGCTTCGGAGTGATCGATAGAGCCTCGCACGTGTCTCGCCACAGGTGAGAACGGTACGCACCACCGTTATCGGACAAGATGCGCTCAATAGCGACCCCTCGGTCGGCGAACCACTCGACCGCTCGATGCAGGACTCCGACGGCGGTGACAGCGGATTCGTCGTTGTGAACCTCGGTGTAGGCGACGCGCGAGTGGTCATCGATGATGGTGTGCACGAACGCATACCCGAGCTTGGGGTTGCGCCACTTGTTCTTCGGCTTGCCGGGAGTGACGGCACGATTCCTCGATCCTTGACGTCGCCCGACGTATCGCCAGCCTCCACCGTCGGGGATGTTCCCGAGCTTCTTGACGTCCACGTGCACGAGCGAGCCAGGGTGGTCGTGTTCGTATCGGCGGATCGGCTCGCCGGTGGCACGGTCGACGTAGGAAAGTCGATTCATGCGCGCGGTCGTGAGGATGCGGTGGACCGTGGCCGGGGCGATGCCGAGTCGGGCTGCGAGCTGAACAGGCCCTTCCCTCAGGCGCATTCGTAGGCTCACGCACCGTTTTGTCGTCTTCTTGCTCGTCTTGTTCGGCGAAGACTTCGGCCGTGACGACCGGTCCTGCATCGGCTCGCCAGCAAGGTAGCGGTCGACCCACCGCTTCACGGTTGGCCACGACACCTGGAAGCGGGCAGCGACTTCGCTGATCGGCCATCCTTCCTCGATGACGAGGCGTGCGACTCGTAGACGATGACGTGGGGTCAGCGCGGCATTGCGATGACTCAAAGTGGCTCCTGAGATAGATCGGTGGCCGGCCGCGTTTGCGACCGGCCACCGGATGATGGAGTTGGAGTAGAGATCTCTACTCGGCGCCTTGCGCTGCATGGAAGGTGAGTGCTGGCTCGAGCCAGGACTCGAGCCCAGGTCCCTGGAGTGCGGCCTGCTCGACGCTGATCCAGCCGTCGCCCATGGGGCGGTCTGCGCCCATGAGCGCAGGGTGAGCACCAGGGCGGGCGAGTAGGTCTTCCGCGTCAGTGGGGTCGATGCGTAGCAGGAGTGTCCCTTCCCGACGGGCGGCGACGACCATCCGGTCCTCGACCATGAACGACACTCCCCCGAACATCGACACCTCACGAGGGTTGCGAGCTCTTAGCGCGTCACGAACTCGCTCGACCAGGTCCTTCTGTGCTGTCATCGTCCACCCTTCTCGATGTACTCGGGGCCGCTGTAGTGAAGGTTCAAGGACGCGATGCGTCCGCCGTCGAAGGTGAAGAACTCCGCGAAGGTCATGGGACCGCCGGGCATGGTCGCCGTGTAGAGCACGGCGGAGCCGTTAGGGCCGTGCACGTCGTGGATGATCTCGATCTGCTTGACCGTCGCAATGAAACCGGCAACCCCGCCCAGGAAGCCATCGGTGGCGTCGGGGAGGTGTCCAGCGAGGGAGCCCGTGAAGTCGAGGTG
Encoded here:
- a CDS encoding IS481 family transposase, which codes for MSHRNAALTPRHRLRVARLVIEEGWPISEVAARFQVSWPTVKRWVDRYLAGEPMQDRSSRPKSSPNKTSKKTTKRCVSLRMRLREGPVQLAARLGIAPATVHRILTTARMNRLSYVDRATGEPIRRYEHDHPGSLVHVDVKKLGNIPDGGGWRYVGRRQGSRNRAVTPGKPKNKWRNPKLGYAFVHTIIDDHSRVAYTEVHNDESAVTAVGVLHRAVEWFADRGVAIERILSDNGGAYRSHLWRDTCEALSITPKRTRPYRPQTNGKVERFHRTMADGWAYARCYTSENERRDALPDWLHEYNQHRPHTACGGQPPFSRLINVPGQYT
- a CDS encoding TfoX/Sxy family protein, which gives rise to MTAQKDLVERVRDALRARNPREVSMFGGVSFMVEDRMVVAARREGTLLLRIDPTDAEDLLARPGAHPALMGADRPMGDGWISVEQAALQGPGLESWLEPALTFHAAQGAE